GGCCGGGTGGTAGTGCCCACGGATGGCCGCTTTAATGTAGCCAACGACTACGATTGGTTGATGGGCCTATACGGTTCGACCACGAATCTGATCCCCTGGCAGGAGACTCAACTCTATTTCCTGTCGCATAATGCCAGTTCTGATGCTCCCAATGCGATTGCTCCCGGAGTGCCCGGCACCCCCACCAGCGCCCGTGACATTTACACCTACGGCACCCGTTGGGCGTCGTTACCAGGGAAATTGGGCGGCTGGGATTACTCCCTGGAAGCGGCGGGACAATTCGGCAGCATCAACCAAGCCAAGGTCCGGCGGGTCCAACAGGCCTATTCCGTTTTCGCCAGCGGTGGTTATACCTGGAAAGATGCCTGGGCCAGCCCACGCCTTGGCTTGGGCTACGAACACGGCTCCGGCGACCACAACCCCAATGATGGCAAAAATCAAACCTTTGATAATCTCTTTGGCACCAACCATCGGTTCTATGGAGTCATGGACCTGTTCAGCCAACGCAACCTGCACATACCACGCCTGGGTGCCTCACTTAAACCACTCAAGAACCTGACCCTCTCCTCCGAGTACCTGCTGTTCTGGATGGTTGATACTCATGATTCGCTCTATCCCGAAGCAAGTTCAGGCCGCAGTGTCAACGGTTATGGCAAGCATCCTGATTTTCACACGTTTGTAGGGTCGGAGTTGGATATCGTGGCCAGTTACGCCGCCACGTCATTCTGCGATGTGCAACTCGGGTACGGCCACTTCTTTGTCGGCGATTACATCCGGCAATCGGTGAATTCAGTGGCGGCCAACGGCGGTGCAGTGGATGCCAACTGGACTTATTTTCAATTGCGTTTAAATTTTTAGCCGCAGCAGTCAGCACAAGTTCCTGGCGATCACCTGACCCAAATATGCGGGTACCCATGATAAACTACCTTTCAGCAATACTGCTGGTGAGCGTGACCATTTTAGGCGGATTTCCACTCGTAGCCGCCACCGTGACTGTCTTCGCCGCTGCGAGCCTGACCGATTCGCTCAAGGAAATCGCCGCCGCCTATGAAAAGCCGTCCGGCGACAAGATCGTATTCAACTTTGCCGCGTCGGGCCCATTGGCGCGTCAGATTGAAGCGGGCGCGCCTGCCGACCTCTTTTTCTCCGCCGACGAGGCCAAGATGGACACACTTGAGAAGCAAGGGTTGATCGTCAAGGAAACCCGCCGGAGCCGGCTTTCAAACCTCCTCGTTTTGGTGACCCTGACCGACAGTTCCTTGACCATTGCTTCGCCCAGGGACCTGGCAACGCCGGGCGTGAAGCGCCTCGCGTTGGGCGATCCCAAGACCGTGCCGGCCGGCACTTATGCCAAAGAGTATCTCACGAAACTGGAATTGTGGTCGGGCGTGGAAAAGAAAATCATCCCTTGCGAAAGCGTGCGCGCGGTGCTGGCGGCGGTCGAATCCGGCAACGTGGACGCGGGCATGGTGTACAAGACGGACGCCGCCATTTCCGGCAAGGTGAAGGTCGCGTTTAAAGTGTCCGCGAACGACGGCCCAAAAATCAGTTACCCGCTGGCGCTGGTAAAAGATTCCCGGCAGCCGGTGGCGGCCAGGAAATTTCTGGACCATCTCACCGGCCCGGAGGCGGACAAGGTTTTCCTTCGCCGCGGGTTCATCCTTTTGCCGGCGGAAGCGAAGCAATGAATGCTTGCCCGCGCCGGCTAAACCAAAAACACAAACTATGAAACTAAGTGCCCGTAACGTCATCCAAGGCAAAATCAAGAGCATCAAAAAGGGACCGATCAGCACGCTAGTCGTGCTCGAAATCGCCCCCAACGTGGAAATCGTCTCCGTCGTCACCAGTGAGGGAGCCGGCTCGCTCAAGTTGAAGAAGGGACAAACCGCTTATGCCATCGTCAAAGCGTCCAATGTCATGATTGGCGTGGATTGACGTGACTGCCGAAGAGTGGCAATTCATCCGCTTCACGACCGGGATGGCCGTGGTGAGCACGCTGTGGGTTTTGCCTTTTGGCCTGGCCTTGGCGTGGGCGCTGGCGCGGCGGCAATGGCGCGGCAAGGCGCTCGTGGAGACGCTCGTCTCGCTTCCGCTGGTCATGCCGCCGGTCGTCACCGGGCTGGTCTTGCTGAAACTGTTTGGCCGGCGCGGCCCGGTGGGGCACTGGTTGCAGGATTGGTTTGGCATGGAAGTGGT
Above is a genomic segment from Verrucomicrobiota bacterium containing:
- a CDS encoding alginate export family protein; this translates as MTSLLSPTSPLGRLQKTVCLITILAPAVAAVAADAPTSQSASSATTAPAQSAGLGNDWLRKQSGEWEKWDIGGQFRMRYEIKQNAGYISNNDFVHNRANDNDYLMERLKYHLGYTPAPWFTAYVEGRSSFEEWDRRAPSPELDRFNLRQAFLLFGNPKALPVTVKVGRQELLYGEERMVGIGDWSTTGRTFDAAKIRLETESCWVDAFAGRVVVPTDGRFNVANDYDWLMGLYGSTTNLIPWQETQLYFLSHNASSDAPNAIAPGVPGTPTSARDIYTYGTRWASLPGKLGGWDYSLEAAGQFGSINQAKVRRVQQAYSVFASGGYTWKDAWASPRLGLGYEHGSGDHNPNDGKNQTFDNLFGTNHRFYGVMDLFSQRNLHIPRLGASLKPLKNLTLSSEYLLFWMVDTHDSLYPEASSGRSVNGYGKHPDFHTFVGSELDIVASYAATSFCDVQLGYGHFFVGDYIRQSVNSVAANGGAVDANWTYFQLRLNF
- the modA gene encoding molybdate ABC transporter substrate-binding protein; translated protein: MINYLSAILLVSVTILGGFPLVAATVTVFAAASLTDSLKEIAAAYEKPSGDKIVFNFAASGPLARQIEAGAPADLFFSADEAKMDTLEKQGLIVKETRRSRLSNLLVLVTLTDSSLTIASPRDLATPGVKRLALGDPKTVPAGTYAKEYLTKLELWSGVEKKIIPCESVRAVLAAVESGNVDAGMVYKTDAAISGKVKVAFKVSANDGPKISYPLALVKDSRQPVAARKFLDHLTGPEADKVFLRRGFILLPAEAKQ
- a CDS encoding TOBE domain-containing protein; this encodes MKLSARNVIQGKIKSIKKGPISTLVVLEIAPNVEIVSVVTSEGAGSLKLKKGQTAYAIVKASNVMIGVD